DNA sequence from the Thermoanaerobacterales bacterium genome:
ACTCAGCCGGCTCCGCATCAGCTCTATGGAAGTCACGCTCAGCGTACCCAGCGAACCCACCGCCGCCGCGGCGGCCGCCACCTCCCGCGGCAGACCCCTGCCGGCGGCACGGAGGCGGGCGAGGGTCAGATGCGGGGAAAAGCCCCTGGTCTCGGGTTCAAACCCCAGGGGCCGGCAGGCCTCCTCCACTCGCTCGTGCACGGCGCGCAGACGCGGAACATCGCCCTGCACCCCCACCCAGAGGACCCGCGGCGGGCGCCCGAAGGTGCCGCAACCGCAAAGCTCGAGCAAGACGCTCCCGCTCCCGCTCACGCGTTCGCGGACGGCGTCGACCAGGGCGGTAACCGTTGCCGCCTCCGTCTCACCCAGGAATTTCAACGTCAGGTGCAGGTTTTCCTGCTCCACCCATTTCGCGTCGAGCGCGGGGTGGCGGAGACGGTCCTGCAAACGCGCCAGGACGGCCTTCATATCTTCAGGCAGATTCACGGCCCAGAACAGGCGATAGGCTTCCGGCAACGGGCAACCCCCACGGTAATTGGCAATTTGGCAATTGGTAATTGGCAATCAGTAATCGTTAAGTTGGCTGATTAAAGGATGGTAAGCGCGGTGCGCTACTCGTGCCTGAACCTCTCACCACGGTAGTAGATCTCCAGCACTTTGCCCGCCGTTTCCTCGACGGCCTTGTTGGTGACGTCGATCACCGAGCAGCCCACGCGCCGGAAAACCTCCTTCGCGTAGTTCAGTTCGCGCAGGATGCGCTCTTCGTTGGCGTAGTCGGCCTCGGGGGGCAGGCCGAGGGACTTCAAGCGCTCCCGGCGGATCTGCAGGAGTTGCTGCGGGCTTACGATCAGGCCCATCAGGCGGTGCGGCGGCAGCTTAAAGATCTCCTCCGGCGGCGCCACCTCAGGTACCAGGGGAATGTTGGCCGCCTTGATCCGCCTGTGCGCCAGGTACATGCAGAGCGGGGTCTTGCCGGTGCGGGATACGCCCAGGACAACCAGGTCAGCCTGGACAATGCCGCGCGGGTCCTTGCCGTCGTCGTACTTCACGGCAAACTCGATGGCCTCGACGCGGCGGAAGTAATCCTCGTCGACCTTGCGCATCAGGCCCGGCTCCAGCTTGGGCACGTCGGCCGAGACGCTGGACAGCGCCTGCATCACCGGACCCATGATATCCACCGCCGGTACCCCGCGCCGGGCGGCCTCCCTGATCAGGACGTCGCGCAGGGCGGGGAGGACGATCGTAAAGACGACAATGCTCGGGAAGCCGGCGGCTTCGTCCAGGATCTCCGGGATCTCCTCGGGGTGCGTCACGTAGGGAACGCGCTGGATCTCCACGTGCCCGCCGTTGAACTGGCTGGCCGCGGCCCGGGCCACCAGTTCGGCCGTCTCACCGATGGAATCGGACACGATGTAGATAACCGGACGATGCTCTTGCGTTTCGATGATGAACGCCCTCCTTACTGACCTTCCCCGAACTCCACGAACAGCCGGGTGACGTTGGTCTTCGAGAACCGGCCGATAACTTCCAGGCCCTCGCCCTTGTCGGGGCGCGGCACGCGCCGGACCACGGGCAGCGCGTCGACCTCATGGGCCGCCAGCTTCTTAGCAGCCTGCCAGACGGACTCTTCCGGTTCGGTGAACGCAACATTGGGCATGCGGGTCATGAGCACACCCACGGGCAGGGTCTGAAGGTCCCGCCCCCCGAGGCAGGTCTTC
Encoded proteins:
- the thpR gene encoding RNA 2',3'-cyclic phosphodiesterase, whose protein sequence is MPEAYRLFWAVNLPEDMKAVLARLQDRLRHPALDAKWVEQENLHLTLKFLGETEAATVTALVDAVRERVSGSGSVLLELCGCGTFGRPPRVLWVGVQGDVPRLRAVHERVEEACRPLGFEPETRGFSPHLTLARLRAAGRGLPREVAAAAAAVGSLGTLSVTSIELMRSRLSPRGPVYSVLASVNL
- a CDS encoding pyruvate, water dikinase regulatory protein gives rise to the protein METQEHRPVIYIVSDSIGETAELVARAAASQFNGGHVEIQRVPYVTHPEEIPEILDEAAGFPSIVVFTIVLPALRDVLIREAARRGVPAVDIMGPVMQALSSVSADVPKLEPGLMRKVDEDYFRRVEAIEFAVKYDDGKDPRGIVQADLVVLGVSRTGKTPLCMYLAHRRIKAANIPLVPEVAPPEEIFKLPPHRLMGLIVSPQQLLQIRRERLKSLGLPPEADYANEERILRELNYAKEVFRRVGCSVIDVTNKAVEETAGKVLEIYYRGERFRHE